The segment GGCAGCGGCGAGGAGTTCCCGCGCTTCACCGAGTTCTGGATCGAGCGGCCCGGGCCCCAGGCGCGCAGCCTGACCGTGCACGCCCTGCTGGACTCGCCCCGCGCCACCGGCGCCTACCGCTTCGAGATCCACCCCGGGGCCAGCAGCCGCATGGAGGTGCGCGCCCGCGTCTTCCTGCGCGGCCCGGTGCGCACCCTGGCCCTGGCCCCGCTCACCAGCATGTTCATGTTCGGCGAGAACCAGCCGCATCGCAGCGACTTCCGCCCCGAGGTGCATGACTCCGACGGCCTGCTGCTGGCCAGCGGCAGCGGCGAGTGGATCTGGCGCCCCCTGATCAATCCGCGCGAGACCCTCACCACCTCCTTCGCCCTGGACCGGCTCAAGGGCTTCGGCCTGATGCAGCGCGACCGCAGCTTCGCCAGCTACGAGGACAGCGAGGCCCGCTACGAGCTGCGCCCCAGCGCCTGGGTCGAGCCCGTGGGCGACTGGGGCCCGGGCCGGGTGGAGCTGATGCTGCTGCACACGCCCGACGAGACCCAGGACAACGTGGTCGCCTACTGGGTGCCGCAGCGCCCGCCCGCCCCGGGCCAGGCCCTGGACTTCGCCTACCGCCTGCACCTGCAGGGCGAGCAGCAGCAGCGCCCGCCCGGCGCCTGGACGGTGCAGTCCCGCCTGGGCCGCGGCTTTGCCGAGCTGGCGCCCAACGAGCAGCAGTACGTGGTGGATTTCAGCGGCCCCGCCCTGGACGCCCTGCCCGAGACCGCCCGCGTGCAGGCCGTGGTGAGCAGCGATGCCAACGGCCAGATCACCGAACGCAATGTCTACCGCAACCCGGCCACCGGCCACTGGCGCATGAGCCTGCGCGTGCGCCAGCTTCGCCCCGGGCAGCCCACCGAGCTGCGCGCCTTTCTCCAACATCAACAAGAGGCCCTGACGGAAACATGGAGCACCATCCTTCCCGCCCGCTGACGAGCCCCACCGAGCGCGGCATGCCGCCCATACGCCGCGGCGCCATGCCGGCCCGCCCCTGGGGACTGCGCACGCCCATCGAAGGCGCCCGCCCCGCCCCCGCCCAAACTGCCCCCTGGGAGCGCGCCGCGCGCCGCCGCCGCCGCCTGCTGCTGGCCGGCGTGCTGCTGGCCACCGGCCTGGCCAGCGCGGTGCTCTACCGCGCCCAGCCGGTGGGCGGCCATCCGCTGCTGCAGGGCCTGCAGATGGCCCTGTTCGCCCTGCTCTTCGCCTGGGTCAGCGCCGGCTGCCTGACGGCCCTGATGGGCTTCTGGGTCACGCTGCGCGGCGACCGCCACGCCATGTCCCTGGCGCGCGACACCGGCACGGCCCCGCTGCCGGCCGAGGCCCGCACCGCGCTGATCATGCCCATCTGCAATGAGAACGTGGCCACCGTGATGGCCGGGCTGCGCGCCACCTGCGAGTCCCTGGCGGCCTCGGGCGCGCTGCGGCTCTTCGATGTCTATCTGCTCTCCGACAGCAGCGACCCCGATGCCCGCGCCGCCGAGCTGGCGGCCTGGAGCGAGCTGCGCCAGCGCTTTGCCGGCCAGGGCCGCATCCACTACCGCTGGCGCCAGCGCCGCGGCCGCAAGAAGGCCGGCAATGTGGCCGACTTCTGCCGCCGCTGGGGCCGCAACTACCGCTATATGGTGGTGCTGGATGCCGACAGCGTGATGAGCGGCGACTGCCTGGTGGGCCTGGTGCGCCTGATGGAGGCCCACCCCGAGGCCGGCATCCTGCAGGCCGCGCCCCAGGCCTGCGGCCACGACACCCTGCACGCCCGCGCCCAGCAGTTCGCCAGCCGCGTGACCGGCCGCCTCTTCACCGCCGGCATGCAGTTCTGGCAGCTGGGCGAGGCGCATTACTGGGGGCACAACGCCATCATCCGCGTGGAGCCCTTCATGCGGCATTGCGCGCTGGCGCCGCTCAAGGGCCGCGACATCATGTCGCACGACTTCGTGGAGGCCGCCCTGATGCGCCGCGCCGGCTACCAGGTCTGGCTGGTGCACGACCTGGCCGGCAGCTATGAGCAGCAGCCCCCGCATCTGCTGGCCGAGCTGCAGCGCGACCGCCGCTGGTGCCAGGGCAATCTGCAGAACGCGCGCCTGCTCGGCGAGCCGGGCCTGCACCCGGTGCACCGTGCCATGCTGCTGACCGGCGCCCTGGCCTATGTCTCGGCCCCGCTGTGGCTGCTCTATGTGGGCCTGGGCGCCCTGCTGTGGCTGGACCGCGGCAGCAGCGCCACCCTGCCCGTGGTGGCCGGCCTGGGCGGCGGCGTGCTGGCCCTGTGGGCCGGCACCATCGCCATGCTGGCCCTGCCGCGCGCGCTGGGCCTGCTGGCCGTGCTGCTGCGCCGCGAGCAGGCGCAGTACGGCGGCGCGCTGCGCCTGCTGGGCAGCAGCCTGCTGGAAGCCGGTCTGTCCCTGCTGCAGGCACCGCTGCGCATGGCGGCCCACACCGCCTTCGTGCTGGGGGGGCTGCTGAACCTGAAGCTGGAATGGCGCTCGCCCCCGCGCGAGGCCAGCGACATCGGCTGGCGCGAGGCCCTGCGCCAGCACGCGCCGCTGAGCACGGCCGTGCTGCTGGCGGCCCTGCCCCTGGCCCTGCTGCGGCCCAGCGCCCTGGTCTGGCTGGCGCCCATCGCCCTGCCCCTGCTGCTGGCCGCGCCCATCACCGTGCTGTCCAGCCGCGCCAGCCTGGGCGCGGGTCTGCGCCGCGCCGGCCTGCTGCTGATCCCGGAAGAGAGCCAGCCGCCCTCGGTGCTGCGCCGCGCCTGGACCTATGCCCAGCTCAGCCGCCCGCTGCCGGGCTGGCTGGAAGCCCTGCAAAGCGGCCGCCTGGCCATGCTGGCCCGCCAGGCCCTGGGCCCGCGCCACACCGGCCACGGCCTGCGCGGCCAGGCCCGCCGTGCGCGCCTGCAGCAGTTGGGCGACGCGAGCCAGCTGCCCACCGCCGAACGCCTGCGCTGGCTCAGCGAACCCGCCGGCCTGCGCCAGCTGCAGCAGCAGGCGGCGGCCAATGCACCGCGCCTGGCCCTGGCGGCCTAAAAAAAGAAAACAAAAAAGAAACCGCAGCGGGCTAACGCCGGCTGCGGTTTTCTAGTTTGAGCGGCGGCACGTGCGTGCGCCGCCGAGGTCGGCATCAGGCCGGCTGCTGCTGCAGGGCCGCGTGGGCCTGCTGGTCGGCGTGGTAGCTGGAGCGCACCATGGCGCCCACGGCGGCATGGGTGAAGCCCATCTTGTAAGCCTCTGCCTCGAACATCTTGAAGGTGTCCGGGTGTACATAGCGGCGCACCGGCAGGTGGTGGCCCGAGGGCGCCAGGTACTGGCCGATGGTCAGCATGTCGATGTTGTGCTCGCGCATATCGCGCATGACCTGGAGGATTTCCTCGTCGGTCTCGCCCAGGCCCACCATGATGCCGCTCTTGGTGGGCACGCCCGGCACTTCTTCCTTGAAGCGCTTGAGCAGGTTCAGGCTGAACTGGTAGTCCGAGCCCGGACGCGCTTCCTTGTACAGGCGCGGCGCGGTCTCGAGATTGTGGTTCATCACATCCGGCGGGGCGGCCTTGAGGATGTCCAGCGCGCGGTCCATGCGGCCGCGGAAATCGGGCACCAGCACCTCAATCTGGGTCTGGGGGCTGAGCTCGCGCACCTGGCGGATGCACTCGGCAAAGTGGCCGGCGCCGCCGTCGCGCAGGTCGTCGCGGTCCACGCTGGTGATCACCACGTACTTGAGCTTGAGCGCGGCAATGGTCTTGGCCAGGTTCTCGGGCTCGTTCACGTCCAGCGGATCGGGGCGGCCATGGCCCACATCGCAGAAGGGGCAGCGGCGGGTGCACTTGTCACCCATGATCATGAAGGTGGCCGTGCCCTTGCCGAAGCACTCGCCGATGTTGGGGCAGGAGGCTTCCTCGCAGACCGTGTGCAGCTTGTGCTCGCGCAGGATCTGCTTGATCTCGTAGAAGCGGGTGCTGGGCGAGCCGGCCTTGACACGGATCCAGTCCGGCTTCTTCAGGGTCTCGGCCGGCACGATCTTGATGGGGATGCGCGCGGTCTTGGCCTGGGCCTTCTGCTTGGCTGACGCATCGTAGTCAGCGGCGCTCTGCGCCTGGTGGATCACGTTCTCGGTTGCCATGGCGGCTGCTCGCTTCTTGTGGATGCGGAAGAATCAGCGGCTCAGC is part of the Shinella sp. XGS7 genome and harbors:
- a CDS encoding glucan biosynthesis protein G, encoding MPHALRLIRLLPGLALLAATLAAPGPARAEARFGFEEVAARAQALARQPYQAPPDTLPAALKQLNYDQLRDIRYRPERALWRREGLPFELQFFHLGKFQTQPVRLNELTPQGVRPLQFRQEDFDYGQNRFDAAQRRAWGDLGFAGFRAHYALNNPAYKDELLVFLGASYFRALGAGQHYGLSARGLAIDTTGDPARGSGEEFPRFTEFWIERPGPQARSLTVHALLDSPRATGAYRFEIHPGASSRMEVRARVFLRGPVRTLALAPLTSMFMFGENQPHRSDFRPEVHDSDGLLLASGSGEWIWRPLINPRETLTTSFALDRLKGFGLMQRDRSFASYEDSEARYELRPSAWVEPVGDWGPGRVELMLLHTPDETQDNVVAYWVPQRPPAPGQALDFAYRLHLQGEQQQRPPGAWTVQSRLGRGFAELAPNEQQYVVDFSGPALDALPETARVQAVVSSDANGQITERNVYRNPATGHWRMSLRVRQLRPGQPTELRAFLQHQQEALTETWSTILPAR
- the mdoH gene encoding glucans biosynthesis glucosyltransferase MdoH; the encoded protein is MEHHPSRPLTSPTERGMPPIRRGAMPARPWGLRTPIEGARPAPAQTAPWERAARRRRRLLLAGVLLATGLASAVLYRAQPVGGHPLLQGLQMALFALLFAWVSAGCLTALMGFWVTLRGDRHAMSLARDTGTAPLPAEARTALIMPICNENVATVMAGLRATCESLAASGALRLFDVYLLSDSSDPDARAAELAAWSELRQRFAGQGRIHYRWRQRRGRKKAGNVADFCRRWGRNYRYMVVLDADSVMSGDCLVGLVRLMEAHPEAGILQAAPQACGHDTLHARAQQFASRVTGRLFTAGMQFWQLGEAHYWGHNAIIRVEPFMRHCALAPLKGRDIMSHDFVEAALMRRAGYQVWLVHDLAGSYEQQPPHLLAELQRDRRWCQGNLQNARLLGEPGLHPVHRAMLLTGALAYVSAPLWLLYVGLGALLWLDRGSSATLPVVAGLGGGVLALWAGTIAMLALPRALGLLAVLLRREQAQYGGALRLLGSSLLEAGLSLLQAPLRMAAHTAFVLGGLLNLKLEWRSPPREASDIGWREALRQHAPLSTAVLLAALPLALLRPSALVWLAPIALPLLLAAPITVLSSRASLGAGLRRAGLLLIPEESQPPSVLRRAWTYAQLSRPLPGWLEALQSGRLAMLARQALGPRHTGHGLRGQARRARLQQLGDASQLPTAERLRWLSEPAGLRQLQQQAAANAPRLALAA
- the lipA gene encoding lipoyl synthase, yielding MATENVIHQAQSAADYDASAKQKAQAKTARIPIKIVPAETLKKPDWIRVKAGSPSTRFYEIKQILREHKLHTVCEEASCPNIGECFGKGTATFMIMGDKCTRRCPFCDVGHGRPDPLDVNEPENLAKTIAALKLKYVVITSVDRDDLRDGGAGHFAECIRQVRELSPQTQIEVLVPDFRGRMDRALDILKAAPPDVMNHNLETAPRLYKEARPGSDYQFSLNLLKRFKEEVPGVPTKSGIMVGLGETDEEILQVMRDMREHNIDMLTIGQYLAPSGHHLPVRRYVHPDTFKMFEAEAYKMGFTHAAVGAMVRSSYHADQQAHAALQQQPA